The genomic stretch tataatttataataaatataaattaataaatttaaaataatttaaaaaatattttttttttaaaatattattaaaaaaataataataataataataataataaaaacaaggtaggcgccactcctagtggcgacttgccctacccttaagggtaggcgccaactagggtggcgcctaaggccaatttagggcaaaaattggtcatttttgtaatttttttgaaatataGGGTATTTTTGGAAACAAATTTAAAAAattggatatttaaaaaaaaatcaaaatttttTACACTGTCAATGCATATCAATTAAATTCAATAAAAAAAGAGTGAACtaaaaattgatttttaaaaatTCTGTAATTTATTTTCGATAGacaaaaaatataaaattaactctattgatttttttaaaagaaattgGTAAAAGTTCatagatttttttaaaaatatgaTAGAAACTCATGggtatttttaaaaaaaattccGGCAAAAACTCtgatttatttaaaattttggtaaaacctcattaattttttaaaaagtctgataaaatctcaaaattttgaaaattttgcaaaaacctatattttaaaaaaaatcccaTAATGTATTTTAAAAATTCAATAGTTTAAATTTAGTAAATTTTAAAAAATCTAGTAAAAACTCATGAGATTCccaaaaatataataaaaattcaTAGATCCCAAAAATTCGATAAAAATTAATGAAATTCTTTAAAAATGGGATAAAACttcaaaaatatttcaaaaattcaaGAAATACATAATAATTTTTAAAAACGTAAAAAATCACAGAATATTACGAGGGGTGTTGAGTTTAATTTTGGAGTGGCCTAAAAAATTCTTTAAAAATTAGACCTCAATTTTTAAGGTCATAAATTATAAATTTTCACATCATCCACGtaattttaatataaaataaagaattttatttttaattattattggtGTCAAAAAAGGAAACGGTCAACAATCAGTTACATTCCCGCGACAAATAACGAACAATCCCTTTAAAGTTAGATCTCAAGATTTGAACAAGTTCTCGTTTCCATATTTTgcatatttatttttatttataattaaattGAACAAATATTCAAATAAAAAACAAACCTGAAATTAGATGATTCTGGAACGATCATGAGACAGCTTTGAATCCAAGAACTCTCTAGACACACTCATTTCGCTCCTTTTTTTCTATATATACACACACAAGCTCGAGTATGCATTATTCAAATTCAACAATTTCATAAACAATTTGAAGCTCATAAATCATTCTCTGATTCACATAAGTCTCCTTTTGTTTTTCCATCAATGGACGAGGATTTTGATTTTTCAACTGCAGGCGACATggaaatgccggaagatgaagagatgGCGAGTCCGATCCACAAGGTCAGTGAAGAGAAGGAAATTGGGAAGAATGGTTTGAAGAAGAAGCTCGTAAAGGAAGGTGACGGATGGGAAACTCCTAGTAATGGAGATCAAGTTGAAGGTAATTCAAAGTTCAAACCCTATTTCACATAAGGAATTGGATTATGGTAATAATGTAATGTGATTTTAATTGcgtttcttctttctttttgtaGTTCATTATACTGGAACTTTGCTTGATGGAACTAAATTTGATTCTAGCCGTGATAGGGGTACTACTTTCAAGTTTAAGCTTGGTCAAGGTAATGAATGTTCAATGTGTCTGGTGTATGAGTTTGTGATTCATAGATCTTCATGATCCAATGATTGAGATCGCTTTGTTTCATCGTTATGCGGAAGTTAATTGCTGGATTGTTATTGTTTTTGTCGATGACAGGCGAGGTGATCAAGGGGTGGGATGAAGGTATCAAAACCATGAAGAAGGGTGAAAATGCCATTTTCACAATACCTTCCGAATTGGCTTATGGTGAGTCTGGATCTCCTCCTACTATTCCCCCGAACGCGACTCTTCGGTTTGATGTGGAGCTACTGTCTTGGACAAGTGTTAAGGATATTTCCAAGGATGGAGGAATATTGAAGAACATAATAACTGAAGGGGAGAAATGGGAAAATCCTAAGGATCTTGATGAAGTATTTGGTAAGCAACTTATTTTATTGTCCTCTTTGAGATGAGAGAACATTGATCATTATTATCTTATATTTTGCTGTATTTTTATTCTTTCTTCAGTTAAGTATGAAGCTCGTCTTGAAGATGGGACAATTATTTCAAAATCTGATGGAGTGGAGTTCACTGTTCAAGAGGGTAAGTTTCATGCTTCAAACCTATAAATTATTTGTGTATAAAAAATGTCTTCTGATTGCTGgtaattgatgatgatgcatATTTCTTTTATACAGGTTATTTCTGTCCTGCATTGGCCAAGGCTGTGAAAACAATGAAGAAGGGAGAGAAAGTTCTATTGAATGTTAAGCCAGAATGTGAGTCAACCTTTTGTTATTATCAGAATTATATAAATACATGTTTTGCTTGCTTTTATAAGTTTATTGAGTTTTTATAAATTCTGCAGATGCATTTGGTGGGAGTGGAAAACCTTCATCAGGAGATGATGGTGCTGTACCTCCAAATGCTTCGCTTCAAATAGATCTAGAGTTAGTCTCGTGGAAGTCCATATCTGACATTACTATGGATGGGAAGGTCCTTAAGAAGATCTTGAAGGAAGGAGAGGGATATGAACGGCCAAATGATGGAGCTGTGGTCCAAGGTACAGTTTTGCTAATAAGAGATATTTTTTAAAGTTTTTGAGTTTTCCTTGTTTCCTTGTATTTTATATTGGATTATAATATTGAATTGATGCATTATTTTCACTGATTCAGTGAAACTTATTGGCAAGCTACAAGATGGAACTGTCTTTCTTAAGAAAGGTCATGATGATGATCAGCCATTCGAGTTCAAAATTGACGAAGGTACTCTTAAACAATGGTTTTAACTTAAACTTTGAGTCTTAAAATAGATGCTACTGTAAACCCCCTTAAATAAGCTACTACAATAATCCTAATTGGTGTCTTCCACGCATCATGTAGAGCAAGTAATTGATGGACTTGATAGAGCTGTGAAGAATATGAAGCAAGGGGAAATTGCATTAGTGGTCATACAGCCCGAGTATGCTTTTGGTTCATCTGCCTCCCCTCAGGAATTGGCTACTGTTCCTCCTAATTCCACCGTTTACTATGCAGTTGAGCTGGTTTCCTTTGTAAAGGTGAGAAATCTTGCCTTAACTTCCTTTAGGTTTTCTTATTTTGGCAAAGTTGGGCGATATACTTAGATTACTAAAAAGCGGGGTGCAGGAAAAGGAATCATGGGATATGAATACACAAGAAAAGATTGAGGCAGCTGGAAAGAAAAAGGAAGAAGGTAATGCATTGTTCAAAGCTGGTAAATATGAAAGAGCATCAAAGAGATATGAAAAGGTACACTTGCGAAAACAGAAAGTCCCCAAACTACTATGTAAATTACAGATATGCTGTGGTTAAAAGTGAGTTAATTATACATgatttccttttctttttctgtGTGACAGGCCATAAAGTATATTGAGTATGATTCTGCGTTTATTGATGAGGAGAAACAGAAGGCCAAACTATTGAAAATTACATGCAATCTTAACAATGCAGCCTGTAAGCTGAAATTCAAGGACTACAAACAGACAGAGAAGTTGTGCACAAAGGTTAGTTATGATAATTTTTGCTTTTCTGTTATCTTTCTTGAGGTTGAGTTCAAGAGGAAATGAAGTGAAATCCATTGATTGACCTTATGAGAGTTTTGTTATACTGTGTAGGTGTTAGAGCTTGATAGTAGGAATGTTAAGGCACTATACCGTAGGGCACAAGCGTATATTCATCTTGTTGACTTGGATTTGGCGGAAATGGATATTAAGAAAGCCCTTGAAATCGATCCAGATAACAGGTACGCTCTTGGTCTTGTGTTCTCATGTGGTACATACAAACATTAGGTACCTTGTTCTAAAGGGACAACTGAAGAAACTGTCCCAATTCAAAATTTAGTTTAAACTGATCTTTGCTATGTGGATGTTTCCAGGGATGTGAAGAATGAGTACAAAATATTGAAGGAAAAAGTGAGAGAATACAACAAGAAGGATGCACAGTTTTATGGAAATATTTTTGCGAAAATGAATAAAGTAGAACAAGCAAGAACTGCAGAAGCAAAGCAGGAACCTGTGGCCATGGCTGTGGATAGTAAAGCTTAAAGTAGGACTTAGGAGCTGACAATGTTATGTTTGTATCCATCTTTGCAAAATAGCACTAGCATGATATTGCAATTGCTGAGTGGTCTTTTTCTAGTCTGGGTCCTAAAACTGTTTCTTGTGAATCATGCTTTTAGTCTTCATTGTCACCTTGAGTCTTGTAGAATGATGATTAATAAGAAATGAAGTAATCAGGATTTGGTAATTTAAGTGTCTTTTACTCTTACTTTAAGTAAGGTTGCAATATTAATAGTAATACAATTTCTTacaaagaaatggaaattgagTTTCGCAGTTTTCTATATTAAGGATATCATACAAAGAATTTATGTTTTTCAACAGTAaattcaataaaaaaaattattaaaaagTCATTAATGCATATGGAACTTTGAAAATGAGTTTGTATTAAAAAACAAGAAAATCTCAAAAATGGAAGCTCAAGGTAATTAGACATTAGACATAAATATACAGAAGATATCTAAGGACGAGAGTGATTGTTGTATTGATGTACATGCCCGTCAACAAAAAGGCTTGTTGTGCACTAGAGGAAACAAGCAGGACAAGGATTGTGGCGACATGGCTACTATTGAGGATGCATGGAAGATTTGCTGTTGCTAGCACAACTCAGATACAAGTGAATGAAAGAGCAGAGGAAGGAGTTCATCAACAAGTTTTATGAGACTATGGAAAGAGAGGTCCCTGCTAGAATATCAAGAAATGCTATCAACAAATTCCTGAAATTGATGTCCGCCAATTATTTTATGTCTCATAGTAATGAGACTAAAAGGTTCATATAGTTTAGGGTTGATTATCTTGTTATTATTGAGTCAGATAAATATAAATTTTAGGCTTTGGCAAGGAATGATTTTTCCTTGTTGT from Lathyrus oleraceus cultivar Zhongwan6 chromosome 7, CAAS_Psat_ZW6_1.0, whole genome shotgun sequence encodes the following:
- the LOC127106341 gene encoding 70 kDa peptidyl-prolyl isomerase, with the protein product MDEDFDFSTAGDMEMPEDEEMASPIHKVSEEKEIGKNGLKKKLVKEGDGWETPSNGDQVEVHYTGTLLDGTKFDSSRDRGTTFKFKLGQGEVIKGWDEGIKTMKKGENAIFTIPSELAYGESGSPPTIPPNATLRFDVELLSWTSVKDISKDGGILKNIITEGEKWENPKDLDEVFVKYEARLEDGTIISKSDGVEFTVQEGYFCPALAKAVKTMKKGEKVLLNVKPEYAFGGSGKPSSGDDGAVPPNASLQIDLELVSWKSISDITMDGKVLKKILKEGEGYERPNDGAVVQVKLIGKLQDGTVFLKKGHDDDQPFEFKIDEEQVIDGLDRAVKNMKQGEIALVVIQPEYAFGSSASPQELATVPPNSTVYYAVELVSFVKEKESWDMNTQEKIEAAGKKKEEGNALFKAGKYERASKRYEKAIKYIEYDSAFIDEEKQKAKLLKITCNLNNAACKLKFKDYKQTEKLCTKVLELDSRNVKALYRRAQAYIHLVDLDLAEMDIKKALEIDPDNRDVKNEYKILKEKVREYNKKDAQFYGNIFAKMNKVEQARTAEAKQEPVAMAVDSKA